CCGCCGCGTGGAAGTCGAGGTCGATGCAGGTCAGGTCGCCCGCGTCGGCGGGGAATCCGATGAGCACGCTCGGCCGGTCCAGGGACCGCAGCAACGGCAGCCGCGGGTCGCGCAGCTGGACGTCCATGACGATGAGCGCGTCGACGAGCGCGCTGTCGGCGACGCGGCGCAGCCCGTCCTCGCCCTCCTCCTGGGTGAGCAGCAGGACGTCGTGGTCGTGCCGCCGGGCGGCGGTGACGACCGACGTCGCGAACCCCATCACGACGGGCACCGCGACGCCGCTGCGCAGCGGCAGCATCAGCGCGACGACGTTGGAGCGGCTGCTGGCGAGGGCGCGGGCGCCGGCGTGCGGCCGGTAGCCGAGCTCCCGGATGCTGGCGCGGACGCGCCGCCGGGTCTCCTCGGAGATCGAGCGCTTGCCGCTCAGCACGTAGGAGACCGTGCTCGGCGACACGCCCGCGTGCCGCGCCACGTCAGTGATCTTGACCACGGACCGTCCCGTCGTCGTCCGGGTCGCCGATCCTAGCCCCGTTCGCCCCGATCGCGTCGCGATACCAGAAGGCGCTGTCCTTCCACGTGCGCTCCCCGGTCGGGTAGTCGACACGGATCAGCCCGAACCGCTTCGAGTAGCCGTAGGCCCACTCGAAGTTGTCCAGCAGCGACCAGGCGAAGTAGCCGCGGACGTCCGCGCCCGCGGCGATCGCGCGCCCGACGGCGGCGATGTGGTCGCGCAGGTACGCGACGCGGCGCTCGTCCCGGACGCCGCCGTCCTCGGCGACCTCGTCGTCGAACGCGGCGCCGTTCTCGGTCACCATCAGCGGGACGCCCGGGTACTCGCGGTGCAGCCGCAGGAGCAGCCCGTCCATGCCGGTCGCGTCGATCGGCCAGCCCATCGCCGTGTACGGGCCGGGCTGCACGGCGAACTCGACGTCCCCGCAGCCGACGAACGGCGTCGCCGCGCCCTGCCGGTGCCCGTCGGCGTGCTCGCGCGGCGACGTCCCGTCCCAGGTCCGGACGAGCGTCGGCGAGTAGTAGTTCACGCCGAGGACGTCCAGGGGCGCGGCGATCGCGGCCTCGTCGCCGTCGCGGACGAACGACCAGTCGGTCAGGTCGGCGGTGTCGCGCTTGAGGTCGCCGGGGTAGCCGCGGCCGAGCATCGGGTCGAGGAACACCCGGTTCGACACCGCGTCCACCCGCCGGACGGCCTCGTCCTCGCCGCGCAGATGGTGCAGGTTCAGGGTGACCGAGTGCAGCGCGGACGGCGCCACGACCTCGCGCAGCGCCCGGTTCGCCAGCCCGTGCCCCAGGTTGAGGTGGTGCGCCGCTTTCAGTGCGTCCACCGGGCCGGTGCGGCCGGGGGCGTGCACGCCGGCCGCGTAGCCGAGGAACGCCGAGCACCACGGTTCGTTCAGCGTCGTCCACGTGTGGACGCGGTCGCCGAGCGCGCGGCCGATCCGGTCGGCGTAGTCGGCGAAGCGCTTCGCCGTGTCGCGGGCGGGCCAGCCACCGGCGTCCTCGACGTCCTGCGGGAGATCCCAGTGGTAGAGGGTCGCGACGGGCGCGATCCCGTGGTCGAGGAGCTCGTCGACCAGCCGCGAGTAGAAGTCGATCCCCTTCTGATTGGGGACGCCGCCGGGCAGCACGCGCGACCAGGAGATCGAGAACCGGTACGCGCCGACCCCGAGCCGCGCCATCGCGGCGACGTCCTCGCGCCACCGGTGGTAGTGGTCGGTGGCGACGTCACCGGTGTCGCCGTCCAGCACCTTGCCGGGCGTCCGGCTGAAGGTGTCCCAGATGGACGGCGCGCGGCCGTCCTCGGCCGCCGCACCCTCGATCTGGTAGGAGGCCGTGGCCGTGCCCCAGAGGAACCCGTCGGGAAACCCCATCAGTCCTGCCCTTCTTCCAGCGTGATGACGACCTCGCCGCCGGACGCCTCGACGAGCGCGCCCCGCGCGTGTCCGGCGACCGCGCCGCCCTCGGCCGAGACGGCCCGCGCGTTGATCAGGAGAACGTTCCACGCGCCCGTGCCCGTGCGGGTCACGCGGACGGTCGAGCCCTCGCGTTCGGTGGTGAACGTCGCGTCCCCGACCTTCGTGACGACCCGGGCACCGTCCACCGGTTCGTACACGCGGAGCGTGACGCCGTCCGCGTGGTCGTAGTCCGGACGATCGTCCACCGCGCCCTCGGCGATCACCGCGCCCGGACGGACGAGCAGCGGAACGCTCTCGAACCCGTGCGTCTCGCGCACCCAGCGGCCGCCCGCGACCCGTTCGCCGGTCGCGTAGTGCGTCCAGACGCCGCCCGGCACGTAGTACGCGACGGCGCCGTCCGGCGAGAACACGGGGGCGACGAGGAGATCGTCGCCGAGCATGTACTGGCGTTCGAGGTGCGTGCAGGCCGGGTCGTCGGGGAACTCGAGGACCATCGCGCGCATCATCGGCGCGCCCTCCTCATGCGCCTGCCGCGCCGCCCCGGCGAGGTAGGGCATCAGCCGCATCTTCAGCTTCGTGAAGGTGCGCAGGACGTCGACCGACTCCTCGTCGAACAGCCACGGCACCCGGTAGGAGTGGCTGCCGTGCAGGCGGCTGTGCGAGGAGAGCATCCCGAACGCGACCCACCGCTTGAACAGCGCCGGGTCGGGCGTGCCCTCGAACCCGCCGATGTCGTGGCTCCAGTACCCGAACCCGGACAGGCCCAGGGACAGTCCCCCGCGCAGGCTCTCGCCCATGGCCTCGAACGTCGATTCGCAGTCGCCGCCCCAGTGAACGGGGAACTGCTGCCCGCCGACCGTGGCCGACCGTGCGAACACCACCGCCTCGTCCTCACCGCGCCTCTTCTGGAGCAGCTCGAACACGGTCTTGTTGTAAAGGAACGTGTAGTAGTTGTGCGCGCGCTCCGGGTCGGACCCGTCGTGATACACGACGTCCGTGGGGATGCGCTCACCGAAGTCGGTCTTGAAGCAGTCGACGCCCATCTCGAGGAGCGCGTCGAGCTTCGCCGCGTACCACTCGCGGGCCTCGGGATTGGTGAAGTCGACGACCGCGTTGCCGGGCTGCCACTTGTCCCACTGCCACACGTCGCCGTCCGGACGCGTCAGCAGGTAGCCGTTCGCGCGCCCCTCCTCGAACAGCGGCGACCGCTGCCCGATGTAAGGGTTGATCCACACGCAGATCTTCAGGCCGCGTTCCTTCAGCCGCCGCAGCATCCCGGGCGGGTCGGGGAACACACGCGGGTCCCATTCGAAGTCGCACCACTGGAACTCGCGCATCCAGAAGCAGTCGAAGTGGAACACGCTGAGCGGCAGGTCCCGCTCGGCCATCCCCTCGATGAACGAGGTGACGGTCTCCTCGTCGTAGGACGTCGTGAACGACGTCGACAGCCAGAGCCCGAACGACCAGCCGGGCAGCTTCGCGGGCCGTCCCGTCAGCGCCGTGTACTTCCGCAGGATCTCCCGCGGGGTCGGGCCGTAGATGACGAAGTACCGCATCGACTGGCCCTCGACGCTGAACGACGTCC
The nucleotide sequence above comes from Actinomadura algeriensis. Encoded proteins:
- the yicI gene encoding alpha-xylosidase, producing MKFSDGYWMMREGVHASHPVEVLDVDAGPDALTVHAPVQRIRHRGDLLKGPVMTVTASSPMPDVIGVTLTHFAGERDRGPAFELAAESPEVIVDAPEGGDATLTSGALTVRIRRDGTWGVDFLADGRRLTGSAPKAAAIVDTDERWPEGARHYVREQLDLGVGHFVYGLGERFGPLAKNGQSVDVWNADGGTASEQAYKNVPFYLTNAGYGVFVDHPGPVSFEVASEVVTRTSFSVEGQSMRYFVIYGPTPREILRKYTALTGRPAKLPGWSFGLWLSTSFTTSYDEETVTSFIEGMAERDLPLSVFHFDCFWMREFQWCDFEWDPRVFPDPPGMLRRLKERGLKICVWINPYIGQRSPLFEEGRANGYLLTRPDGDVWQWDKWQPGNAVVDFTNPEAREWYAAKLDALLEMGVDCFKTDFGERIPTDVVYHDGSDPERAHNYYTFLYNKTVFELLQKRRGEDEAVVFARSATVGGQQFPVHWGGDCESTFEAMGESLRGGLSLGLSGFGYWSHDIGGFEGTPDPALFKRWVAFGMLSSHSRLHGSHSYRVPWLFDEESVDVLRTFTKLKMRLMPYLAGAARQAHEEGAPMMRAMVLEFPDDPACTHLERQYMLGDDLLVAPVFSPDGAVAYYVPGGVWTHYATGERVAGGRWVRETHGFESVPLLVRPGAVIAEGAVDDRPDYDHADGVTLRVYEPVDGARVVTKVGDATFTTEREGSTVRVTRTGTGAWNVLLINARAVSAEGGAVAGHARGALVEASGGEVVITLEEGQD
- a CDS encoding GH1 family beta-glucosidase is translated as MGFPDGFLWGTATASYQIEGAAAEDGRAPSIWDTFSRTPGKVLDGDTGDVATDHYHRWREDVAAMARLGVGAYRFSISWSRVLPGGVPNQKGIDFYSRLVDELLDHGIAPVATLYHWDLPQDVEDAGGWPARDTAKRFADYADRIGRALGDRVHTWTTLNEPWCSAFLGYAAGVHAPGRTGPVDALKAAHHLNLGHGLANRALREVVAPSALHSVTLNLHHLRGEDEAVRRVDAVSNRVFLDPMLGRGYPGDLKRDTADLTDWSFVRDGDEAAIAAPLDVLGVNYYSPTLVRTWDGTSPREHADGHRQGAATPFVGCGDVEFAVQPGPYTAMGWPIDATGMDGLLLRLHREYPGVPLMVTENGAAFDDEVAEDGGVRDERRVAYLRDHIAAVGRAIAAGADVRGYFAWSLLDNFEWAYGYSKRFGLIRVDYPTGERTWKDSAFWYRDAIGANGARIGDPDDDGTVRGQDH